From one Rhizobium rosettiformans genomic stretch:
- a CDS encoding ABC transporter permease, producing the protein MTSAPSAFRDRILPVLTVILAILVIWHVFVIYLNAPFVRDQAARAGETITFSQIVERTFAQERPVLPAPHQIVAELWDTTINKAVTSKRSLVYHAWITLSATLMGFAMGTVLGIVLAIAIVHNRAMDKSLMPWVIASQTIPILAIAPMIIVVLNSIGISGLMPKALISTYLSFFPIVVGMVKGLRSPDILLLDLMHTYNASQSQTFWKLRWPASMPYLFTSLKVAIAISLVGAIVGELPTGAVAGLGARLLSGSYYGQTIQIWAALFMAAGLAALLVSIVGMAHTRVLARMGVKP; encoded by the coding sequence ATGACGTCAGCCCCTTCCGCCTTTCGTGACCGCATCTTGCCGGTTCTGACCGTCATCCTGGCGATCCTCGTGATCTGGCATGTCTTCGTCATTTATCTGAACGCGCCCTTCGTGCGCGACCAGGCGGCACGCGCCGGCGAGACGATCACCTTCTCCCAGATCGTCGAGCGAACCTTCGCCCAGGAACGTCCGGTCCTGCCGGCCCCGCACCAGATCGTCGCCGAACTCTGGGATACCACCATCAACAAGGCCGTCACCTCCAAGCGCAGCCTTGTCTACCACGCCTGGATCACGCTTTCCGCCACGCTGATGGGCTTTGCCATGGGCACCGTACTCGGCATCGTGCTCGCCATCGCCATCGTGCACAACAGGGCGATGGACAAGTCGCTGATGCCCTGGGTGATCGCCTCTCAGACCATCCCGATCCTCGCGATTGCGCCGATGATCATTGTGGTTCTCAATTCCATCGGCATCTCAGGCCTCATGCCCAAGGCGCTGATTTCCACCTATCTTTCCTTCTTCCCGATCGTCGTCGGCATGGTGAAGGGCCTGCGCAGTCCGGACATCCTGCTCCTCGACCTGATGCACACCTATAATGCCAGCCAGTCTCAGACCTTCTGGAAGCTCCGCTGGCCGGCGTCGATGCCATACCTCTTCACCTCGCTGAAGGTCGCAATCGCCATCTCGCTGGTCGGCGCGATCGTCGGTGAGCTGCCGACAGGGGCCGTCGCCGGTCTTGGCGCCCGCCTGCTGTCCGGCTCCTACTATGGCCAGACCATCCAGATCTGGGCCGCCCTCTTCATGGCGGCGGGGCTGGCGGCCCTGCTCGTCTCGATCGTCGGCATGGCCCATACACGGGTGCTCGCACGCATGGGGGTCAAGCCATGA
- a CDS encoding TetR family transcriptional regulator C-terminal domain-containing protein translates to MAIPRAAQTQRRTRIQEEKEEQILEAALEVFSQRGFHGSTIDQIAEVAGMSKPNLLYYFRTKEAMHRALIDRVLENWLEPLQAFDADGDPEHEIKSYIRRKLEMARDFPRESRLFANEILQGAPHIAGVLEGPLKELVDEKAEVIRAWIAAAKIRECDPHHMIFSIWSTTQHYADFDVQVRSVLGAGQEGEDRFEAAASFLEGLFVHGLILKPAV, encoded by the coding sequence ATGGCAATACCGAGAGCGGCGCAAACCCAGAGGCGGACGCGGATCCAGGAGGAAAAGGAAGAGCAGATCCTCGAAGCAGCCCTGGAAGTGTTTTCGCAGCGGGGATTCCACGGCTCGACCATCGACCAGATTGCCGAGGTCGCGGGCATGTCAAAGCCCAATCTGCTTTATTATTTCCGCACCAAGGAAGCCATGCACCGGGCGCTGATCGACCGGGTGCTCGAAAACTGGCTGGAGCCGCTGCAGGCCTTCGATGCGGACGGCGACCCCGAACACGAGATCAAGTCCTATATTCGCCGCAAGCTGGAGATGGCACGCGACTTCCCGCGCGAAAGCCGGCTGTTTGCCAACGAGATCCTGCAGGGTGCGCCGCATATCGCCGGTGTTCTCGAAGGACCGTTGAAGGAACTCGTGGATGAGAAGGCCGAGGTCATCAGAGCCTGGATTGCCGCGGCCAAGATCCGAGAATGCGATCCGCACCACATGATCTTCTCGATCTGGTCAACGACGCAGCATTATGCCGACTTCGACGTTCAGGTCCGGTCCGTGCTGGGGGCAGGCCAAGAAGGCGAAGACCGCTTCGAGGCGGCCGCCTCGTTTCTCGAAGGTCTCTTCGTGCACGGCCTCATTCTGAAGCCTGCCGTGTGA
- a CDS encoding ABC transporter permease produces MNGYLVFAFVFWLGAWGLNEWLVRRRPKDQTAKRAIGLAVPLIFGVTLLVIWECMVRGFEIPSILLPAPSMIWARILTSTHILWADFQQTFLKSVITGYVAGCGLGFLVAILIDRSPFLQKGLLPIGNFVSALPVVGIAPIMVMWFGFDWQSKVAVVVIMTFFPMLVNTVQGLAAASHMERDLMHTYAASWWQTLVRLRLPAAWPFIFNALKINSTLALIGAIVAEFFGTPIVGMGFRISTEVGRSNVDMVWAEIAVAALAGSVFYGLVALAERWVTFWHPSVRGGRA; encoded by the coding sequence ATGAACGGTTACCTCGTCTTCGCCTTCGTCTTCTGGCTCGGTGCCTGGGGCCTCAACGAGTGGCTTGTCCGCCGCCGTCCAAAGGACCAGACGGCGAAACGCGCGATCGGCCTCGCCGTCCCCCTGATCTTCGGCGTGACCCTGCTCGTGATCTGGGAATGCATGGTGCGCGGCTTCGAGATCCCCTCGATCCTGCTCCCCGCCCCGTCGATGATCTGGGCGCGGATCCTCACCTCCACCCATATCCTCTGGGCGGATTTCCAGCAGACTTTCCTGAAGTCTGTCATCACGGGTTATGTCGCCGGCTGTGGCCTCGGCTTCCTCGTTGCAATCCTGATCGACCGCTCGCCCTTCCTGCAAAAGGGCCTGCTGCCGATCGGCAACTTCGTCTCCGCCCTTCCCGTCGTCGGCATCGCACCGATCATGGTCATGTGGTTCGGCTTCGACTGGCAGTCCAAGGTCGCGGTCGTCGTCATCATGACCTTCTTCCCGATGCTGGTGAACACTGTCCAGGGTTTGGCCGCCGCCAGCCACATGGAGCGCGACCTGATGCATACCTATGCCGCTTCCTGGTGGCAAACGCTGGTGCGCCTAAGGCTACCGGCCGCCTGGCCTTTCATCTTCAATGCGCTGAAGATCAATTCCACCCTCGCGCTGATCGGTGCGATCGTGGCAGAATTCTTCGGCACCCCGATTGTCGGCATGGGCTTCCGTATCTCGACAGAGGTCGGACGCTCGAATGTCGACATGGTCTGGGCCGAGATTGCGGTTGCCGCACTCGCCGGCTCGGTCTTCTACGGATTGGTGGCACTGGCAGAACGCTGGGTCACCTTCTGGCATCCGTCCGTCCGTGGTGGACGGGCGTGA
- a CDS encoding efflux RND transporter periplasmic adaptor subunit, with the protein MFLNTSAKAVLMAATISLSASVALAQEQPTPPAPAQNLPAIIVTPAQTRDLVDRVVATGTVMAVEEVQIQPQVEGLQIKSLEADVGDTIAADAVVARLNEDTLVLQRSQLVANRAKAEAALAQYQAQVVEAEASLSDAQRQFDRATRLVSSGSVSTAQKEQAETALASATARVETARQAITVADADIKVVDSQIADIDLRLARTEVKSPVAGTISVRNARIGAIASGAGQPLFTVIRDGQIELVADVPENDILRLQPGQKAAISVAGRAEPLSGSVRLVSPVIDPVTRLGSVHIALDDDAAARSGMYGNAAIIVTETKGIALPLSAITTEGGKTTVRKVSDGSVQMVEIRIGIQDGAYVEVTEGLDEGDKVVAKAGVFVRDGDRINPVEETSSVSN; encoded by the coding sequence ATGTTTCTTAACACGAGCGCCAAGGCCGTATTGATGGCCGCCACTATCTCGCTGTCGGCCTCGGTCGCGCTGGCGCAGGAGCAGCCGACACCTCCGGCACCGGCCCAGAACCTTCCAGCCATTATCGTCACCCCGGCCCAGACCCGCGACCTGGTGGACCGCGTCGTCGCGACGGGGACCGTCATGGCCGTTGAAGAGGTCCAGATCCAACCCCAGGTCGAAGGGCTGCAGATCAAGTCTCTCGAAGCGGATGTCGGCGACACGATCGCAGCCGACGCTGTTGTTGCGCGACTGAACGAAGACACGCTCGTGCTCCAGCGCAGCCAGTTGGTGGCCAACCGCGCCAAGGCGGAAGCGGCACTTGCCCAGTATCAGGCTCAAGTCGTCGAAGCGGAAGCGAGCCTGAGTGACGCGCAGCGCCAGTTCGATCGTGCAACGCGCCTCGTCTCTTCTGGTTCCGTCTCGACCGCACAAAAAGAGCAGGCTGAAACTGCGCTCGCAAGCGCCACCGCCCGCGTGGAAACCGCGCGTCAGGCGATTACGGTTGCGGATGCCGATATCAAGGTCGTCGACAGCCAGATCGCCGACATCGATCTGCGTCTTGCGCGCACTGAGGTCAAATCGCCTGTGGCCGGCACGATTTCCGTGCGCAATGCGCGTATCGGCGCGATCGCATCCGGGGCCGGTCAGCCGCTTTTCACCGTCATTCGCGATGGTCAGATCGAACTTGTGGCGGACGTCCCGGAAAATGATATCCTGCGCCTGCAGCCGGGCCAGAAGGCGGCCATCTCGGTTGCCGGACGCGCCGAGCCGCTGTCGGGCTCCGTCCGACTCGTGTCTCCTGTGATTGATCCGGTCACGCGCCTCGGCTCGGTGCATATCGCGCTTGACGATGATGCGGCGGCTCGCTCCGGCATGTATGGCAATGCGGCGATTATTGTGACTGAGACGAAGGGCATTGCCCTACCCCTCTCGGCAATTACCACCGAGGGCGGAAAGACGACGGTACGCAAGGTTTCCGATGGTAGCGTCCAGATGGTGGAGATCCGTATCGGCATTCAGGACGGAGCTTATGTCGAGGTGACAGAAGGCCTTGATGAAGGGGACAAGGTGGTGGCCAAGGCGGGCGTCTTTGTCCGTGACGGCGACCGCATCAATCCCGTGGAAGAAACCAGCAGCGTTTCCAACTGA
- a CDS encoding ABC transporter substrate-binding protein, with protein sequence MTVKLASMLLAAAVSLTAMQAAAADKVTLQLKWVTQAQFAGYYVAKDKGFYEEEGLDVEIKPGGPDIAPPQVLAGGGADVIVDWMPSALATREKGVPLVNIAQPFKSSGMMLTCLKETGITTPEDFKGKTLGVWFFGNEYPFLSWMSTLGIKTDGSDGGVTVLKQGFNVDPLLQKQAACISTMTYNEYWQVIDAGIKPEELVTFKYEDEGVATLEDGLYVLEDKLADPAFKEKMVKFVRASMKGWKYAEENSDEAAEIVLENDASGAQTEAHQKRMMSEVAKLTAGSNGALDQADYDRTVKTLLGGGSDPVITKEPTGAFTTEITDAALK encoded by the coding sequence ATGACTGTCAAACTCGCATCCATGCTGCTGGCTGCTGCGGTCTCGCTGACCGCCATGCAGGCCGCCGCCGCCGACAAGGTGACCCTCCAGCTGAAGTGGGTAACCCAGGCCCAGTTCGCCGGCTATTACGTCGCCAAGGACAAGGGCTTCTACGAAGAAGAAGGCCTCGACGTCGAAATCAAGCCGGGCGGCCCTGACATTGCTCCTCCGCAGGTTCTGGCCGGTGGCGGCGCAGATGTGATCGTCGACTGGATGCCGTCGGCTCTGGCCACCCGCGAGAAGGGCGTTCCGCTCGTCAACATCGCGCAGCCCTTCAAGTCCTCGGGCATGATGCTGACCTGCCTGAAGGAAACCGGCATCACCACGCCGGAGGATTTCAAGGGCAAGACCCTCGGCGTCTGGTTCTTCGGCAACGAGTATCCGTTCCTGTCCTGGATGAGCACGCTCGGCATCAAGACTGACGGTTCGGATGGCGGCGTCACCGTCCTGAAGCAGGGCTTCAACGTCGATCCGCTCCTGCAGAAGCAGGCCGCCTGCATCTCCACGATGACCTATAACGAATACTGGCAGGTCATTGACGCCGGCATCAAGCCGGAGGAACTGGTGACCTTCAAGTATGAAGACGAAGGTGTGGCCACCCTCGAAGACGGTCTTTACGTGCTCGAAGACAAGCTCGCCGATCCGGCCTTCAAGGAAAAGATGGTCAAGTTCGTCCGCGCTTCGATGAAGGGCTGGAAGTATGCCGAGGAGAACTCCGACGAAGCCGCCGAAATCGTGCTCGAAAACGATGCGTCCGGCGCGCAGACCGAAGCCCATCAGAAGCGCATGATGAGCGAAGTCGCCAAGCTGACGGCAGGCTCCAATGGCGCGCTCGACCAGGCCGACTATGACCGCACGGTCAAGACGTTGCTCGGTGGCGGCTCGGATCCTGTCATCACCAAGGAGCCGACCGGTGCCTTCACGACCGAGATCACCGACGCGGCCCTGAAATAG
- the hydA gene encoding dihydropyrimidinase encodes MTTTVIKGGTIVTADLTYKADVKIAGGVIVEIGPNLSGDTVLDAAGCYVMPGGIDPHVHLEMPFMGTYSADDFESGTRAGLSGGTTMVVDFCLPGPDQSLLEALQMWDNKTSRATADYSFHMAITGWNERVFDEMKTVVQDRGINTFKHFMAYKGALMVNDDEMFASFQRCAELGALPMVHAENGDVVASMTAKLLAEGNNGPEAHAYSRPPEVEGEATNRAIMLADMASVPLYVVHTSCEQAHEAIRRARQKGMRVYGEPLIQHLTLDESEYFNKDWDHAARRVMSPPFRNKQHQDSLWAGLQSGSLSVVATDHCAFTSEQKRFGVGNFAKIPNGTGGLEDRMPMLWTYGVATGRLTMNEFVAVTSTNIAKILNIYPKKGAVLVGADADLVVWDPKRSKTISAKTQQSSIDYNVFEGKEVTGLPRYTLTRGYVAIEEGAVKTREGHGKFVKREPFPAVSKALSTWKELVAPRKVERTGIPATGV; translated from the coding sequence ATGACCACCACAGTCATCAAGGGCGGCACGATCGTCACCGCCGATCTAACCTATAAGGCCGACGTCAAGATCGCGGGGGGCGTGATCGTCGAGATCGGACCGAACCTGTCAGGCGACACCGTGCTGGATGCGGCGGGCTGTTACGTCATGCCGGGCGGCATCGACCCGCATGTTCACCTCGAAATGCCCTTCATGGGCACATACTCGGCGGATGACTTCGAAAGCGGCACCCGTGCAGGGCTCTCCGGCGGCACGACCATGGTCGTCGATTTCTGTCTGCCAGGCCCTGACCAGTCGCTGCTCGAAGCCTTGCAGATGTGGGACAACAAGACCTCCCGCGCCACGGCTGACTATTCCTTCCACATGGCGATCACCGGCTGGAACGAGCGAGTCTTCGATGAAATGAAGACCGTGGTTCAGGATCGCGGCATCAACACCTTCAAGCACTTCATGGCCTACAAGGGCGCGCTGATGGTGAATGACGACGAGATGTTCGCCTCCTTCCAGCGTTGCGCAGAACTTGGCGCTTTGCCGATGGTGCATGCCGAAAACGGCGACGTCGTTGCCTCGATGACGGCAAAGCTCTTGGCCGAAGGCAATAACGGCCCGGAGGCCCACGCCTATTCCCGTCCGCCTGAGGTCGAAGGCGAGGCGACCAACCGCGCCATCATGCTGGCCGACATGGCCAGCGTCCCGCTTTATGTCGTGCACACATCCTGCGAACAGGCCCATGAAGCGATCCGCCGCGCCCGGCAAAAGGGCATGCGAGTCTATGGCGAGCCGCTGATCCAGCACCTGACGCTCGACGAGAGCGAATATTTCAACAAGGACTGGGACCACGCCGCCCGCCGCGTCATGTCGCCTCCCTTCCGCAACAAGCAGCACCAGGATTCCCTGTGGGCCGGCCTGCAGTCGGGTTCGCTCTCGGTCGTCGCGACCGACCACTGCGCTTTCACCAGCGAACAGAAGCGCTTCGGCGTCGGCAACTTCGCTAAGATCCCGAACGGCACCGGCGGGCTTGAAGACCGCATGCCGATGCTCTGGACCTATGGTGTAGCGACCGGTCGCCTGACGATGAACGAATTCGTTGCGGTCACCTCGACCAATATCGCCAAGATCCTCAACATCTACCCGAAGAAGGGCGCCGTCCTTGTCGGCGCCGATGCCGACCTCGTGGTCTGGGATCCCAAGCGCTCCAAGACCATCTCCGCCAAGACCCAGCAGTCCTCGATCGACTACAATGTCTTCGAAGGCAAGGAAGTCACCGGCCTGCCGCGCTACACGCTGACCCGCGGTTATGTCGCGATCGAGGAAGGCGCGGTGAAGACCCGCGAGGGACACGGCAAGTTCGTCAAGCGCGAGCCCTTCCCCGCCGTTTCCAAGGCGCTGTCGACCTGGAAGGAACTCGTGGCACCGCGCAAGGTGGAACGCACCGGCATTCCGGCGACGGGGGTGTGA
- a CDS encoding type II toxin-antitoxin system PemK/MazF family toxin: MKRGDVVTVVLPSDLGKPRPAVIVQTDAMTESQLKTVLVCPITSFSSAPSIFRVPVEPTPSNGLKLQSEVMVDKISPASRQRIGEIIGAFDDVTMGRLERSMAMALGFAG, encoded by the coding sequence ATGAAGCGTGGCGATGTCGTCACCGTGGTCCTGCCAAGCGATCTGGGCAAGCCTCGCCCAGCCGTCATCGTTCAGACCGACGCAATGACGGAGTCGCAGCTCAAGACCGTACTCGTCTGCCCCATCACCAGCTTCAGCTCCGCCCCGAGCATCTTTCGGGTGCCAGTCGAGCCCACTCCCTCAAATGGGTTGAAACTGCAATCTGAAGTCATGGTCGACAAGATCAGCCCGGCCAGCCGGCAGAGGATTGGCGAAATCATCGGGGCTTTTGATGACGTGACGATGGGCCGACTTGAGCGCTCAATGGCCATGGCCCTGGGCTTCGCTGGATGA
- a CDS encoding Zn-dependent hydrolase, producing MTAQTGTNLRVNGDRLWDMLMEMAKIGPGIAGGNNRQTLTDEDAEGRRLFQRWCEDAGLTMGVDTMGNMFMTRAGTDPDALPVYIGSHLDTQPTGGKYDGVLGVLAGLEAVRSMNDLNITTKHPIVVTNWTNEEGARFAPAMLASGVFAGVIDQDYAYGRKDMDGKTFGDELKRIGWLGDEVVGARKMHAYFEYHIEQGPILEAENKQIGVVTHCQGLWWLEFTLSGREAHTGSTPMNLRVNAGLAMARIMEMVQEVAMSEQPGAVGGVGQVKFSPNSRNVLPGTVVFTVDIRTPEQAKLDRMRATIEAKAAEICSALGVGCSVEAVGHFDPVTFDEKLVASVRKAAEDLGYSHMNIISGAGHDACWAAKVAPSTMIMCPCVGGLSHNEAEEISKDWATAGADVLLRAVLETAEIVG from the coding sequence ATGACGGCGCAAACCGGCACGAACCTTCGCGTGAACGGCGATCGGCTCTGGGACATGCTCATGGAGATGGCGAAGATCGGCCCCGGCATTGCCGGCGGCAACAATCGCCAGACCCTGACCGACGAGGATGCGGAAGGCCGCCGCCTCTTTCAGCGCTGGTGCGAAGACGCTGGCCTCACCATGGGCGTCGATACCATGGGCAACATGTTCATGACCCGCGCCGGCACCGATCCGGACGCACTGCCCGTCTATATCGGCTCCCACCTCGACACCCAGCCCACCGGCGGCAAATATGACGGCGTGCTCGGCGTCCTCGCCGGCCTAGAGGCCGTGCGGTCGATGAACGACCTCAACATCACGACCAAACACCCTATTGTCGTCACCAACTGGACCAACGAGGAAGGTGCCCGCTTCGCCCCCGCCATGCTGGCGTCTGGCGTGTTCGCCGGCGTCATCGACCAGGATTACGCCTATGGCCGCAAGGACATGGACGGCAAGACCTTTGGCGACGAGTTGAAGCGCATCGGCTGGCTGGGCGACGAAGTGGTCGGCGCGAGAAAGATGCACGCCTATTTCGAGTATCACATCGAACAGGGACCGATCCTGGAGGCCGAGAACAAGCAGATCGGCGTGGTCACCCACTGTCAGGGCCTGTGGTGGCTAGAATTCACGCTCTCCGGCCGCGAAGCCCATACCGGCTCCACCCCGATGAACCTGCGCGTCAATGCCGGCCTTGCCATGGCCCGGATCATGGAAATGGTCCAGGAGGTCGCCATGAGTGAACAGCCCGGCGCCGTCGGCGGTGTCGGCCAGGTGAAATTCTCGCCCAACTCCCGCAACGTGCTACCCGGCACAGTCGTCTTCACCGTCGACATCCGCACGCCCGAGCAGGCAAAACTCGACCGCATGCGCGCGACAATCGAGGCGAAGGCAGCCGAAATCTGTTCCGCACTCGGCGTCGGCTGTTCGGTTGAGGCCGTCGGCCATTTCGATCCAGTCACTTTCGACGAAAAGCTCGTCGCCTCCGTCCGCAAGGCGGCCGAAGACCTCGGTTATTCCCACATGAACATCATCTCCGGCGCCGGCCACGACGCCTGCTGGGCCGCCAAGGTCGCGCCATCGACGATGATCATGTGCCCTTGCGTTGGCGGATTGAGCCACAACGAGGCGGAAGAGATCTCCAAGGACTGGGCGACGGCCGGCGCGGATGTTCTGCTGCGCGCGGTTCTGGAGACGGCGGAGATTGTGGGGTAA
- a CDS encoding cupin domain-containing protein produces the protein MDTSSKPTCRIVKPGHTYEGKQGLSYFEGIAAETVGAKGICMHVLTMPPGARAKAHLHESHETAIYMLSGQAHTWYGERLENHVIVHAGELFYIPAGVPHLPANLSNTPCTAIIARTDPNEQESVVLLPELDGLVEV, from the coding sequence ATGGACACATCATCAAAGCCCACCTGCCGGATCGTGAAGCCCGGCCACACCTATGAGGGCAAGCAGGGACTGAGTTACTTCGAGGGCATTGCCGCTGAGACTGTGGGTGCGAAGGGCATCTGCATGCACGTCTTGACCATGCCGCCCGGAGCGCGCGCCAAGGCGCATCTGCACGAGAGCCACGAAACGGCGATCTACATGCTCTCCGGCCAGGCGCATACCTGGTACGGCGAGCGGCTGGAGAACCATGTGATCGTGCATGCAGGCGAGCTGTTCTACATTCCCGCCGGCGTGCCGCATTTGCCGGCGAACCTGTCGAATACGCCCTGCACGGCGATCATTGCGCGGACAGACCCCAACGAGCAGGAAAGCGTTGTGCTTTTGCCGGAGCTGGATGGGCTGGTGGAGGTGTGA
- a CDS encoding antitoxin MazE-like protein, producing the protein MTLPRELSAQEMAELRAKGFQRFELWLPDLRDPAIRAQAVAEANRMAFADEEDNVMEWIECLQKDMWDHEDGEGGQ; encoded by the coding sequence ATGACTTTGCCGAGAGAATTGTCTGCACAAGAAATGGCCGAACTTCGAGCAAAGGGGTTCCAACGCTTCGAACTATGGCTACCGGACCTGCGCGACCCGGCCATCCGAGCGCAGGCGGTAGCAGAGGCAAATCGCATGGCCTTTGCCGATGAAGAAGACAATGTGATGGAGTGGATTGAATGTCTTCAGAAGGACATGTGGGATCATGAGGACGGAGAAGGCGGCCAATGA
- a CDS encoding ABC transporter ATP-binding protein, producing the protein MNAPYSVVSARNLSLTFETNDGPVHALSNVDLEVKKGDFVSFIGPSGCGKTTFLRVIADLEKHTAGEITVNGMTPEEARKARSYGYVFQAAALYPWRTIENNIALPLEIMGYSAAEKKKRIEQTLELVNLSGFAKKYPWQLSGGMQQRASIARALAFDADLLLMDEPFGALDEIVRDHLNSELLKLWDRTNKTICFVTHSIPEAVYLSTKIVVMSPRPGRVTDIIESTLPKERPLDIRETPEFLEIAHRVREGLKAGHSYEE; encoded by the coding sequence ATGAATGCACCCTACTCCGTCGTCTCGGCCAGGAACCTGAGCCTCACCTTCGAGACCAATGACGGCCCCGTCCACGCACTGTCGAATGTCGACCTTGAGGTGAAGAAGGGCGATTTCGTCTCCTTCATCGGCCCCTCCGGCTGCGGCAAGACCACCTTCCTGCGCGTCATCGCCGATCTCGAAAAGCACACCGCCGGTGAGATCACGGTCAACGGGATGACACCGGAAGAAGCACGCAAGGCGCGCTCCTACGGCTATGTCTTCCAGGCAGCGGCCCTTTATCCCTGGCGCACGATCGAAAACAACATCGCGCTCCCGCTTGAAATCATGGGCTATAGTGCGGCGGAAAAGAAGAAGCGCATCGAGCAGACGCTGGAGCTGGTCAACCTGTCGGGCTTTGCCAAGAAATATCCCTGGCAGCTGTCAGGCGGCATGCAGCAGCGCGCCTCGATCGCCCGCGCGCTCGCCTTCGACGCCGACCTGCTCTTGATGGACGAACCCTTTGGCGCGCTCGACGAAATCGTACGCGACCACCTGAACTCCGAGCTGCTGAAACTCTGGGACCGCACCAACAAGACGATCTGCTTCGTCACCCACTCGATCCCCGAGGCCGTCTATCTCTCTACCAAGATCGTCGTGATGAGCCCGCGTCCCGGCAGGGTGACCGACATCATCGAGTCGACGCTTCCCAAGGAACGCCCGCTCGACATCCGCGAGACCCCGGAATTTCTCGAGATCGCGCATCGGGTGCGCGAGGGCCTGAAGGCGGGGCATAGCTATGAGGAATAA
- a CDS encoding DMT family transporter, translated as MTEQAPPVASPVNRHTVHAKGPEKLKAHAAMLLFAALIAGSFSFGGMAARHIDAGPLTLWRYLMTVIVMGVLTFGILRVPFRAPQRIWRFALLGGLIAVYMLTMFVALEFTSPVQTGAVFTLMPLISAGFALLFIGQKTRPDVFIALVIAALGAIWVIFRADIQAILSFDVGRGELIFFVGVICHGAYVPLIRKFNQGDNPVAFGFWVVVFTVPWLLPTGAVQLATTDFLNLPPMVWATIAYLSVITTALTFMLLQYASMRLPAPKVLGYGYLTPTFIILLEGVLGHGWASPAVFLGALVTAAGLLVMGLLRD; from the coding sequence CCTCCCCCGTGAATCGACATACCGTCCATGCCAAAGGCCCGGAAAAACTGAAGGCGCATGCTGCAATGCTGCTCTTTGCCGCCCTGATCGCGGGCTCCTTCTCCTTTGGCGGCATGGCCGCACGGCACATTGATGCCGGCCCGCTGACCCTCTGGCGTTATCTGATGACGGTTATCGTCATGGGCGTCCTGACGTTTGGCATCCTGCGTGTCCCGTTCCGGGCACCACAGCGGATCTGGCGCTTTGCCCTGCTTGGCGGCCTGATCGCCGTCTACATGCTCACCATGTTCGTGGCGCTGGAATTCACCAGCCCTGTGCAGACGGGTGCCGTCTTCACCCTGATGCCATTGATCAGCGCCGGCTTCGCGCTTCTCTTCATCGGGCAGAAAACCCGCCCGGACGTGTTCATCGCGCTGGTCATCGCAGCCCTCGGGGCGATCTGGGTCATTTTCCGCGCCGATATCCAGGCGATCCTCTCCTTCGATGTCGGACGCGGCGAACTGATCTTCTTCGTCGGGGTCATCTGCCACGGCGCCTATGTTCCGCTGATCCGCAAGTTCAATCAGGGAGACAACCCGGTCGCCTTCGGTTTCTGGGTCGTGGTCTTCACCGTGCCCTGGCTCCTGCCGACCGGTGCTGTCCAGCTGGCGACGACGGATTTTCTCAACCTCCCCCCCATGGTCTGGGCGACGATCGCCTATCTCTCCGTCATCACGACCGCACTCACCTTCATGCTGCTGCAATACGCTTCCATGCGCCTGCCGGCCCCCAAGGTGCTCGGTTACGGCTATCTGACGCCGACCTTCATCATCCTCCTGGAAGGCGTGCTCGGTCACGGCTGGGCAAGCCCTGCCGTCTTTCTCGGCGCGCTGGTGACCGCCGCCGGTCTTCTGGTGATGGGCCTGCTCAGGGACTGA